The following are encoded together in the Erwinia sp. E602 genome:
- a CDS encoding 5-formyltetrahydrofolate cyclo-ligase has product MNLNLHDRQDIRRHVRHLRRALSDEQQRQAADLIAEHALSFAPIAGAKSIALFLSVDGEINTRPLIAKLWQRKQRVYLPVLHPFSPGQLLFLRYEPHTELHINRLRIPEPPLDIRQLLPLSELDVLMVPLVAFDSQGQRLGMGGGFYDRTLQNWRQHDFLPVGLAHDCQQVEQLPVAGWDIPLPALITPSKIWQW; this is encoded by the coding sequence ATGAACCTCAATCTTCACGATCGTCAGGATATTCGCAGACACGTGCGCCATTTACGGCGAGCGCTGAGCGATGAGCAGCAGCGGCAGGCCGCCGATCTGATTGCGGAGCATGCGCTCAGTTTCGCCCCGATTGCCGGGGCAAAGAGTATCGCCCTGTTTCTGTCGGTGGATGGTGAGATCAACACTCGCCCGCTGATTGCCAAACTGTGGCAGCGCAAGCAGCGCGTCTACCTGCCGGTGCTGCATCCGTTCTCCCCCGGTCAGCTGCTGTTTTTGCGCTATGAGCCGCATACTGAACTGCATATCAATCGCCTGCGCATTCCTGAACCGCCGCTGGATATCCGTCAGCTGCTGCCGCTGAGCGAGCTGGACGTGCTGATGGTGCCGCTGGTCGCCTTCGACAGTCAGGGGCAGCGGCTGGGCATGGGCGGCGGGTTTTACGACCGCACGCTGCAAAACTGGCGACAGCACGATTTTCTGCCGGTGGGGCTGGCGCACGACTGCCAGCAGGTGGAGCAGCTGCCGGTGGCCGGGTGGGATATTCCCCTGCCCGCGCTGATAACGCCGTCTAAAATCTGGCAGTGGTAG
- the zapA gene encoding cell division protein ZapA, with amino-acid sequence MSAQPVDLQIFGRSLRVNCPPEQQDALNLAAEDLNQRLQDLKVRTRVTNTEQLVFIAALNVCHELAQEKVKTRDYASNMEQRIRMLQQTIEQALLEQGRITERTGAKFE; translated from the coding sequence ATGTCTGCACAACCGGTAGATCTTCAAATTTTTGGCCGTTCTTTGAGAGTAAATTGTCCGCCGGAACAGCAAGATGCGCTGAACCTGGCCGCAGAAGACCTCAATCAGCGTTTGCAAGACTTAAAAGTTCGCACTAGAGTCACTAATACAGAGCAACTGGTGTTTATCGCTGCCCTGAATGTGTGTCATGAGCTGGCGCAGGAGAAGGTTAAAACCCGCGACTATGCGTCTAACATGGAACAACGCATTCGCATGCTGCAGCAGACCATTGAACAGGCATTGCTTGAGCAGGGTCGCATAACTGAACGTACCGGTGCGAAGTTCGAATAA
- a CDS encoding YecA family protein, translating to MSLTNTMPGYNALASVLTQQGVGMTPAEMHGLLSGIICGGNRDGRWQSLVHDLTNEGMAFSHVLSVPLQELHQAIGESLEDEGFLFQLYLPEDDDITVFDRADALAGWVNHFLLGLGVTQPKLDKVKGETGEAIDDLRTIAQLGYDEDEDQEELEQSLEEVVEYVRVAALLCHDTFTRQMPPVNAVASKPTLH from the coding sequence ATGTCACTGACTAATACCATGCCGGGTTATAACGCCCTGGCCTCCGTACTGACGCAGCAGGGTGTCGGCATGACGCCCGCTGAAATGCATGGTCTGCTAAGCGGGATCATCTGCGGTGGAAACCGCGATGGCCGCTGGCAGTCACTGGTTCATGACCTGACAAATGAAGGCATGGCCTTCTCCCACGTGCTCAGCGTTCCGCTGCAGGAGTTGCACCAGGCAATCGGTGAATCGCTGGAAGATGAAGGCTTTCTGTTTCAGCTCTACCTGCCGGAAGATGACGATATCACCGTTTTTGACCGCGCGGACGCGCTGGCCGGCTGGGTTAACCACTTCCTGCTCGGGCTGGGCGTCACCCAACCGAAGCTCGACAAAGTGAAAGGTGAAACCGGCGAAGCGATTGACGATCTGCGCACCATTGCCCAGCTCGGCTACGATGAAGATGAAGACCAGGAAGAGCTGGAGCAGTCGCTTGAAGAGGTGGTGGAGTACGTGCGCGTTGCGGCGCTGCTGTGCCACGACACCTTTACCCGTCAGATGCCGCCGGTCAACGCGGTGGCGAGCAAGCCGACCCTGCACTAA
- the pepP gene encoding Xaa-Pro aminopeptidase, which produces MTQQEFLRRRQALLAKMVPGSAALIFAAPEVTRSNDCEYPFRQNSDFWYFTGFNEPQALLLLIKSDAKHSHSVLFNRVRDLTAEIWFGRRLGQDAAPAALAVDRALPWDDLGAQLHLLLNGLDVVYHAQGQYAFADQLLFAALDKLRAGSRQNLQAPASVTDWRPWVHELRLFKSAEELAIMREAGRISALAHTRAMQQSRPGMYEYQLEGEIQHEFNRHGARFPAYSTIVGAGDNGCILHYTENEGQMRDGQLVLIDAGCEYQGYAGDITRTFPVGGTFSAPQRAIYDIVLASLQRALELYRPGTSIRAVTAEVVEVMVSGLVRLGILQGDVATLVAEQAYRPFFMHGLSHWLGLDVHDVGHYGVDRDRPLEPGMVLTVEPGLYIAPDAEVPPEYRGIGIRIEDDILITAEGNENLTATVVKDADEIEALMAAAKQQ; this is translated from the coding sequence ATGACCCAGCAAGAGTTTTTGCGCCGCCGTCAGGCGCTGTTAGCAAAAATGGTACCGGGCAGTGCGGCACTGATCTTTGCCGCCCCGGAAGTGACCCGCAGTAACGACTGCGAGTATCCGTTCCGGCAAAACAGCGACTTCTGGTACTTCACCGGTTTCAACGAGCCGCAGGCACTGCTGCTGCTGATCAAGAGTGACGCGAAGCACAGCCACAGCGTGCTGTTTAACCGCGTGCGCGATCTGACCGCGGAGATCTGGTTTGGCCGTCGTCTGGGGCAGGATGCGGCCCCGGCGGCGCTGGCGGTGGATCGTGCGCTGCCCTGGGACGATCTCGGCGCACAGCTGCACCTGCTGCTCAACGGGCTGGATGTGGTTTACCACGCGCAGGGGCAGTATGCTTTTGCTGACCAGCTGCTGTTCGCCGCGCTGGATAAACTGCGCGCCGGCTCGCGGCAAAATCTGCAGGCGCCGGCCAGCGTCACCGACTGGCGGCCGTGGGTGCACGAGCTGCGCCTGTTTAAATCGGCGGAAGAGCTGGCGATCATGCGTGAAGCCGGTCGCATCAGCGCGCTGGCGCATACCCGGGCGATGCAGCAGTCACGGCCGGGGATGTATGAGTATCAGCTGGAGGGTGAGATCCAGCATGAATTTAACCGTCACGGGGCACGCTTTCCCGCTTACAGCACTATCGTCGGTGCCGGCGACAACGGCTGTATCCTGCACTACACCGAAAATGAGGGGCAGATGCGCGACGGCCAGCTGGTGCTGATCGACGCCGGCTGCGAGTATCAGGGCTATGCCGGTGATATCACCCGTACCTTCCCGGTGGGCGGCACCTTTAGCGCGCCGCAGCGGGCGATTTACGACATCGTGCTGGCCTCGCTGCAGCGGGCGCTGGAACTCTATCGCCCCGGCACCAGCATCCGTGCGGTGACCGCTGAGGTGGTGGAGGTGATGGTGAGCGGGCTGGTCAGGCTGGGCATCCTGCAGGGCGATGTGGCTACGCTGGTCGCCGAACAGGCGTACCGTCCCTTCTTTATGCACGGTCTGAGCCACTGGCTGGGGCTGGACGTGCACGACGTCGGCCACTACGGCGTCGATCGTGACCGGCCGCTGGAGCCGGGCATGGTGCTGACCGTAGAACCGGGTCTGTATATTGCGCCTGACGCTGAGGTGCCGCCGGAGTACCGCGGCATCGGCATCCGCATTGAAGACGACATTCTTATCACCGCTGAAGGCAACGAAAACCTGACCGCGACGGTGGTAAAAGATGCCGACGAAATTGAAGCACTGATGGCGGCAGCGAAGCAACAATGA